From Pediococcus inopinatus, one genomic window encodes:
- a CDS encoding LysR substrate-binding domain-containing protein: MITAEYQTFLILSETLSYTKTAAKLFISQPAVTQQIQRLENQLEIKLVNYQRPYLKLTPAGEELAVFLTRIRSQTTQLMEILQDDHQKHEIQFGITRSLGEVFGSQLIEFLQLKNDLQKISCLAENTQHILQQIELGKMDFGIIEGNFNKAKFSYHILSQEEFIPICSPTHPLAKKKIVSWNELASYPLLIREPGSGSRTLLTALAQKENISLNDFKQLITISEPTLIRQLVCAGSGISFLYRLLIKKELAAGTIKQLPLERGTIAHDLYFIYAKENYFAQQYFKWFTELKQQLQ; this comes from the coding sequence ATGATAACTGCTGAATATCAAACTTTTTTAATTTTAAGTGAAACCCTTTCTTACACTAAAACAGCGGCTAAGCTTTTCATTTCTCAACCAGCTGTCACCCAACAAATTCAACGGCTTGAAAACCAATTAGAAATAAAATTAGTTAATTATCAGCGGCCTTATCTGAAACTTACACCTGCTGGCGAAGAATTAGCAGTTTTTCTTACCCGAATACGTTCGCAAACAACACAGTTAATGGAAATTTTACAAGATGATCACCAAAAACACGAGATTCAATTCGGAATCACTCGTTCATTAGGTGAAGTTTTTGGTAGTCAGTTGATTGAATTTTTGCAACTCAAAAATGATTTGCAAAAAATTAGTTGTTTAGCTGAAAATACACAACACATTTTACAACAAATCGAACTTGGAAAAATGGACTTTGGCATTATTGAAGGCAATTTTAATAAAGCTAAATTTTCATACCATATCCTCAGCCAAGAAGAATTCATTCCCATTTGCAGCCCAACTCATCCCTTAGCAAAAAAGAAAATTGTTAGTTGGAATGAATTAGCGTCCTACCCGCTGCTAATTCGCGAACCCGGATCTGGATCACGAACCTTGTTAACTGCTTTGGCACAAAAAGAAAACATCAGTTTAAATGACTTTAAGCAGTTAATTACCATTTCTGAACCAACCTTAATTCGCCAATTGGTCTGTGCCGGATCAGGAATTAGCTTTCTTTATCGCTTATTAATCAAAAAAGAGTTAGCAGCTGGGACAATTAAACAACTACCGCTTGAACGCGGGACAATTGCCCATGATCTATATTTTATTTATGCCAAAGAAAATTATTTTGCGCAACAATATTTTAAATGGTTTACAGAACTTAAACAGCAGCTGCAATAA
- the budA gene encoding acetolactate decarboxylase, with amino-acid sequence MAKHATLYQHGTLALLVPGLLTGTITMADLLKHGDTGIGTGDGLDGELIILDGKPYQVDHSGKVNVVPKSFTLPFANSHFARYAPLAELENVDQDELDKQMLSLSRAANTFFSVEVKGTFANIKTRAVEKSTPPYDTLAKTAENQSIFTRDQIDGTLLGYYSPQLFDGAAVAGFHEHFLSDDHSFGGHVLGFHLVKGEVTYQLFDTLEQHLPVNNKAYMAHDFSKDDILGSIHKAE; translated from the coding sequence ATGGCAAAACACGCAACTTTATATCAACATGGCACGCTGGCCTTACTAGTACCAGGCTTGTTAACCGGGACGATTACGATGGCCGATTTACTGAAACACGGTGATACGGGAATTGGAACCGGTGATGGTCTCGACGGTGAGCTTATTATTTTGGATGGTAAGCCGTATCAAGTCGATCATAGCGGCAAGGTGAATGTTGTCCCGAAGTCGTTTACGCTGCCATTTGCTAATAGTCATTTTGCAAGATATGCGCCACTTGCCGAATTAGAAAATGTTGATCAGGATGAATTGGATAAGCAAATGCTCTCGTTAAGTCGAGCGGCCAATACCTTCTTTTCTGTTGAAGTGAAGGGGACGTTCGCTAATATCAAAACACGGGCAGTCGAAAAGTCGACGCCGCCTTACGATACATTGGCTAAAACTGCGGAGAATCAAAGCATTTTTACTCGCGATCAAATTGACGGCACACTATTAGGCTACTACTCGCCACAACTGTTCGATGGTGCGGCTGTTGCCGGTTTTCATGAACACTTCTTATCAGACGACCATTCTTTCGGTGGTCATGTCTTGGGCTTTCATTTAGTCAAGGGTGAAGTCACCTACCAGCTATTTGATACGCTTGAACAACATTTACCAGTCAATAACAAAGCCTATATGGCCCATGATTTTTCGAAAGATGATATTCTTGGAAGCATTCATAAAGCTGAGTAA
- a CDS encoding ISL3-like element IS1165 family transposase, producing the protein MSQLDNTLKLLGITDTNIQVFGTREEFNGRGSGHKKYLVIQAELTYTLRRCPSCGYNTLHPNGHKLTHVHISGPMDRPVILELNKQRWRCSNCHSTCTATTPVVSTNHAIGHGLATHVLKLASKSLPAKTIASLTGISTNSVQRILTANIHPHASRRLPINLCFDEFRSTHGSMSFICIDADTHKSVKVLSDRLNRTIKQFFLSQYSTAERAAVQRVIMDMNASYQAFVHELFPNAELIIDRFHIIQLMGRTMDTIRTQCLKQLDKHSREYKVLKSLWRLFHKATPDAQKSRYLFGLNEYSTEQNAIDIGTDTFPAFKTAYETYIDLHDALMGRHADELKNIITNYQPNGTPLDTAMHTLRKNLNGVINAAKSSYSNGPIEGINRKIKELKRACYGFSNQANMFTRVYQLIA; encoded by the coding sequence ATGTCTCAACTAGATAATACACTTAAATTACTGGGAATTACAGACACAAACATTCAGGTGTTCGGTACTCGTGAGGAATTTAATGGTCGGGGCTCGGGTCACAAAAAGTATTTGGTCATCCAGGCAGAGCTTACCTACACACTCAGGCGCTGTCCCAGCTGTGGATACAATACGTTGCACCCTAACGGACACAAGCTCACTCATGTCCACATTTCAGGACCCATGGACCGGCCCGTAATTCTAGAGCTAAACAAGCAACGCTGGCGTTGTAGTAACTGCCATAGCACTTGTACGGCCACCACTCCAGTGGTATCAACCAACCACGCCATCGGTCACGGACTAGCGACTCATGTGCTGAAGCTAGCCAGTAAATCACTCCCGGCTAAGACTATCGCCAGTCTCACCGGTATTTCGACAAACTCAGTTCAGCGTATTTTGACGGCTAATATTCATCCACACGCGAGCCGCCGGTTACCGATTAATCTATGCTTTGATGAATTCCGTTCCACGCACGGCTCCATGTCGTTTATTTGCATTGACGCCGACACTCACAAATCAGTTAAAGTACTTAGCGACCGCCTTAATAGAACCATCAAACAGTTCTTTCTTAGTCAGTACAGCACCGCAGAACGGGCCGCGGTTCAACGCGTCATCATGGACATGAACGCCTCCTATCAGGCATTCGTGCACGAACTATTCCCTAACGCCGAACTCATTATTGATCGGTTCCACATTATTCAATTAATGGGCCGGACGATGGATACCATTCGCACTCAATGTTTAAAGCAACTCGACAAGCATTCGCGGGAATATAAAGTACTGAAATCACTATGGCGCCTATTCCACAAGGCCACCCCTGACGCACAAAAGAGCCGCTACCTCTTCGGCCTGAATGAGTACTCGACCGAACAGAACGCTATTGATATTGGAACCGATACGTTTCCGGCCTTCAAAACAGCTTATGAAACCTACATCGATCTCCACGATGCTTTGATGGGGCGTCACGCTGATGAACTCAAGAATATCATCACTAACTATCAGCCTAACGGCACGCCCCTAGATACGGCCATGCATACCCTACGAAAGAATCTTAATGGAGTAATTAATGCCGCCAAATCGTCCTACTCTAACGGACCGATAGAAGGCATCAACCGTAAGATCAAGGAGCTCAAACGTGCTTGTTATGGCTTCTCCAATCAGGCCAATATGTTCACACGCGTCTACCAGCTGATTGCCTAG
- the alsS gene encoding acetolactate synthase AlsS, whose translation MSNEKRGSQALIQTMINQGVKYVFGIPGAKVDQLFEDLTYSDDPRTPKLIVARHEQNAAFIAAGIGRLTGKPGVVATTSGPGVSNLVTGLITATTEADPVVALGGQVPRDDLARLTHQSISSKELMANATKSSVEVQDANNLSEAFANAYQSAISPKAGAAFISLPADVLSDKVNRPEVKPLTKHENGRAADATLDQIIELLKHAKLPVILAGMRASTPENTAAIRSLLKKFPLPVVETYQGAGIISHELEDDFFGRVGLFRNQIGDTLLKRSDLVVSIGYDPVEYEARNWNVDRTGKVVNIDDVAPEISKDYQPDVIVVADIAGSLDALADRLPGEFKLSADTSKTLDNLRQEFDSENKVPTDVKPGTVHPLAIVRALQERVDDDTTVTVDVGSHYIWMARHFRIYKPRHLLFSNGMQTLGVSLPWAIAAALVRPGKPVVSVSGDGGFLFSGQELETAVRLNLNIVQLIWNDGYYDMVKFQEIAKYGKPAGVQFGPVDYVKYAESFGARGLRVTSPDDLGTTLDQAFKTKGPVIVDIPVDYSDNIKLKSALLKDILN comes from the coding sequence ATGAGTAATGAAAAACGTGGATCCCAAGCTTTAATTCAAACGATGATTAACCAGGGTGTTAAATATGTTTTTGGTATTCCGGGTGCTAAGGTTGACCAATTATTTGAGGATTTAACATATAGTGATGATCCCAGAACACCCAAGCTAATTGTGGCGCGTCATGAACAAAATGCCGCCTTTATTGCGGCGGGAATTGGGCGATTGACTGGTAAACCGGGAGTGGTTGCCACCACATCGGGACCAGGTGTTTCCAACCTTGTAACTGGTTTAATTACGGCTACCACTGAGGCTGATCCCGTAGTCGCTTTGGGGGGGCAAGTGCCTCGTGACGATCTTGCACGATTAACTCATCAAAGTATTTCTAGTAAGGAACTAATGGCTAACGCAACTAAGAGCAGTGTTGAAGTTCAGGATGCAAATAATTTATCAGAAGCATTTGCCAATGCTTATCAATCAGCCATTTCACCCAAAGCAGGGGCTGCCTTTATCTCATTACCAGCTGATGTATTGAGCGATAAGGTAAATCGACCTGAGGTAAAGCCGTTGACGAAACATGAAAATGGTCGGGCTGCAGATGCAACTCTTGATCAAATTATCGAGTTGTTGAAACACGCGAAGTTACCGGTTATCTTGGCCGGCATGCGGGCTTCAACGCCGGAAAACACGGCTGCAATTCGCAGTTTACTTAAGAAGTTTCCGTTACCGGTTGTTGAAACTTATCAGGGTGCGGGGATTATCTCTCATGAGCTTGAAGATGATTTCTTTGGCCGGGTGGGCCTCTTTAGAAACCAAATTGGTGATACACTTCTCAAACGAAGCGATTTAGTTGTTTCGATTGGTTACGATCCGGTTGAGTATGAAGCCCGTAATTGGAATGTTGATCGAACTGGTAAAGTGGTTAATATTGACGATGTTGCACCCGAAATTAGTAAAGATTATCAACCGGATGTGATTGTGGTTGCAGATATTGCGGGTAGCCTGGATGCTTTGGCTGATCGCTTACCTGGCGAATTCAAATTATCAGCAGATACTTCCAAAACGTTGGATAATTTACGACAGGAATTTGATTCTGAAAACAAAGTACCAACCGATGTCAAACCGGGAACGGTTCATCCATTGGCAATCGTCCGGGCACTTCAGGAACGGGTTGACGATGATACGACTGTTACGGTTGATGTTGGTAGTCATTATATTTGGATGGCAAGGCATTTCCGGATTTATAAACCACGTCATTTGCTATTCAGCAACGGAATGCAAACCTTAGGTGTTTCTTTACCATGGGCGATTGCAGCAGCATTGGTTCGGCCCGGCAAGCCTGTCGTTTCCGTTTCCGGTGATGGGGGTTTCCTGTTTTCGGGTCAGGAATTGGAAACCGCAGTGCGTCTTAATCTAAATATTGTGCAGTTGATCTGGAACGACGGTTACTACGACATGGTTAAATTTCAAGAAATTGCCAAGTACGGGAAACCAGCCGGTGTTCAATTTGGTCCGGTTGACTACGTTAAATACGCCGAAAGTTTTGGTGCTCGTGGCTTGCGGGTAACCAGTCCGGATGATCTTGGTACAACCTTGGATCAAGCATTTAAGACAAAGGGTCCGGTAATTGTTGACATTCCAGTCGATTATAGTGATAACATTAAGTTAAAGTCAGCTTTATTGAAAGATATTTTAAACTAA
- a CDS encoding IS5 family transposase (programmed frameshift): MKNYPSNITRQQFELIRPALENFRKRTKPRKYDLYEVFCAVLYVLKIGCQWRQVPGDFPEWRSVYNYYKIWSTKAEPTADSLLEQVFKKIVIARRTYQGRSALTSFIIVDAQSVKNTATAENKGYDAGKKISGIKRHLAVDINGFPQAIHMTRANVSDRDGASAMIALHAMHLRQVQNVLVDGGYSGVNFQLDVASNLNATVQVAKRNELHRFEVMPQRWVVERSFSWLENCRRLWKNCERQLTTSLQMVVLAFLALLLKRF; encoded by the exons ATGAAAAATTATCCCAGCAATATTACTCGGCAACAATTTGAATTAATTCGACCAGCTTTAGAAAATTTTCGTAAGCGAACTAAGCCTCGAAAATATGACCTCTACGAGGTCTTCTGTGCGGTCCTATATGTCTTGAAAATCGGTTGCCAATGGCGTCAAGTCCCCGGTGATTTCCCAGAATGGCGGTCAGTTTACAACTATTACAAAATTTGGTCAACTAAAGCTGAGCCTACGGCTGATTCTTTATTGGAACAAGTTT TTAAAAAAATTGTCATTGCTCGGCGAACTTACCAAGGACGTTCAGCTTTAACTTCCTTTATTATCGTTGACGCTCAGAGCGTCAAAAACACCGCTACTGCTGAAAACAAAGGTTACGACGCTGGTAAGAAAATCTCAGGGATTAAGCGCCATCTGGCAGTTGATATCAATGGCTTTCCGCAGGCCATTCACATGACGCGAGCGAACGTCTCTGATCGAGACGGGGCCAGTGCAATGATCGCTTTACATGCCATGCATTTACGCCAGGTTCAAAATGTCTTAGTTGATGGTGGTTATTCAGGCGTTAATTTTCAGCTCGATGTAGCCAGTAATTTAAACGCAACCGTGCAGGTTGCGAAGCGCAATGAGTTGCATCGATTCGAAGTCATGCCCCAACGTTGGGTAGTCGAACGATCTTTTAGTTGGCTAGAGAATTGTCGGCGACTTTGGAAAAATTGTGAGCGTCAATTAACCACCAGTCTGCAAATGGTCGTTTTAGCATTTTTAGCACTATTACTTAAGAGATTTTAG
- a CDS encoding ISL3 family transposase — protein MCHDTTKLLLGIADENLKITDGETGEDGVIRLTGHLDYTPKACPKCGIINDQKIINYGWRNTTIRFSKVLSNTVILALKRRYFHCKECHGNFLAQTVAVPKHCTISNTSRKECLEKLGEPVSLKHIANEVSASDSFVGRQLMRAERDFQTNWHYLPEIILMDEVKSTKSATGAMSFEFMNGETHELIDLLPYRTINKLEKYFYRFDQAARENVKIIVTDMNYTYPKLVQTVFPNAMVVMDKFHIINALNRAFNKTRIKVMKKFTPSSREFHALKRYWKLLLVPTEQLNFEQFKKWTNFPYWIAATDVVHQLLSLDSELEQTYQVLNSVRSAVQHQDWHNYNAAFWNNKTYSEEMKNTIKTLESHHDEIRNTFTTHYSNGPLEGSNNKIKAIKRASFGYRSFWRFRTRVLYVFKIKTKRALITK, from the coding sequence ATGTGTCATGATACTACAAAATTATTATTAGGAATAGCTGACGAGAACCTAAAAATTACTGACGGTGAAACTGGAGAAGACGGGGTTATTCGCTTAACTGGCCACTTGGATTACACGCCGAAGGCTTGTCCCAAGTGCGGGATTATCAATGATCAAAAGATTATTAACTACGGCTGGCGCAATACCACTATCAGATTCTCGAAGGTTCTGAGCAACACCGTCATCTTAGCCTTAAAGCGCCGCTATTTCCACTGTAAAGAATGTCACGGCAACTTTCTTGCACAAACAGTGGCAGTTCCGAAACACTGTACAATTTCAAACACCAGCCGCAAAGAATGCCTAGAGAAGCTCGGTGAACCGGTCTCTTTGAAGCACATTGCCAATGAAGTATCGGCATCAGATTCATTTGTGGGCCGCCAGTTAATGCGCGCTGAACGAGACTTTCAAACCAATTGGCACTATTTACCAGAGATCATCTTAATGGATGAGGTGAAGAGTACCAAGAGCGCTACTGGTGCCATGAGCTTTGAGTTCATGAATGGCGAAACCCATGAATTAATCGACTTACTCCCTTATCGAACCATCAATAAACTAGAGAAGTATTTTTACCGCTTCGATCAAGCTGCCCGAGAAAACGTCAAAATTATTGTGACTGATATGAATTATACCTACCCCAAGCTTGTGCAGACCGTGTTCCCCAATGCCATGGTGGTCATGGACAAGTTTCATATTATCAACGCCCTAAATCGGGCGTTTAACAAAACCAGAATCAAGGTGATGAAGAAGTTTACCCCGTCTTCTCGCGAATTTCACGCCCTTAAGCGCTACTGGAAGCTGTTGTTAGTACCAACTGAACAGCTTAACTTTGAACAATTCAAAAAGTGGACTAATTTTCCTTACTGGATAGCTGCCACCGACGTTGTCCATCAGCTGTTATCGTTGGATTCAGAACTAGAACAAACTTATCAAGTCTTAAACAGCGTCCGGTCAGCTGTCCAACATCAAGATTGGCATAACTACAATGCGGCATTTTGGAATAACAAAACGTATTCTGAAGAAATGAAGAACACGATTAAAACACTTGAAAGCCATCATGATGAGATTCGTAACACCTTTACCACACACTATTCAAATGGTCCTTTGGAAGGTTCTAATAATAAAATCAAGGCGATCAAACGAGCCAGTTTTGGCTATCGCAGCTTCTGGAGGTTTAGAACTCGAGTACTATACGTTTTCAAAATCAAAACAAAAAGAGCCCTAATCACGAAGTGA
- a CDS encoding NAD(P)/FAD-dependent oxidoreductase — translation MDKRKIVIVGASHGGHESAIELLDKYNDVDVTVYEAGDFISFMSCGMQLYLENKVTAEDDVRNFAPEDVEKKGGHVYANHEVTAIHPEHKTVTVKDLTNNSEEEVQYDKLILSSGVTPKVLPVPGNDLKNIYLMRGRDWASKLMSAVNNPAIKNVAIVGAGYIGTEASEVFAKAGKHVTLMDMIDRPLGTYLNPELLDVLEPTFKKNMDLKMGVKIEGFNGNEKVESVKTDQGDIPADLVVVSAGVTPNTDWIKGTVDLDQRGWIKTDPYLRTNVKDVYAIGDAILPLSIPAGKPMPIALATTARREAQYVVDHIFEDKPDRAFKGVIGASALSVFDYHFATAGLNKFSAAKNKLDYQTSFYEDHMRPAYVPEADNPKVYVSLTFNPYTHQILGGAVLSKYDITAQGNVLALAISHKMRLEDLAEQDFFFQPGFDRQWSLLNLAAQHALGMARF, via the coding sequence ATGGATAAACGTAAAATTGTAATTGTTGGTGCTTCACATGGTGGTCATGAATCAGCAATTGAGCTGTTGGATAAATATAATGATGTAGATGTAACTGTTTATGAAGCTGGCGACTTTATTTCATTTATGTCCTGTGGTATGCAATTATACTTAGAAAATAAAGTTACGGCTGAAGATGACGTCAGAAACTTTGCTCCTGAAGATGTTGAAAAGAAGGGCGGTCATGTTTATGCCAACCATGAAGTAACCGCGATTCATCCTGAACATAAGACAGTAACAGTTAAGGATTTAACCAATAATTCTGAAGAAGAAGTTCAATATGATAAGTTAATTCTTTCATCAGGTGTAACGCCAAAGGTTTTACCAGTACCTGGCAATGATCTTAAGAATATCTATTTAATGCGTGGACGTGATTGGGCTTCTAAGTTAATGAGTGCTGTTAACAATCCAGCAATTAAGAATGTTGCTATTGTTGGTGCTGGTTATATTGGTACTGAAGCTAGTGAAGTATTTGCTAAAGCTGGCAAGCATGTAACTTTAATGGACATGATTGATCGTCCATTAGGAACTTACTTGAACCCTGAATTGCTTGATGTTTTGGAACCTACCTTTAAGAAGAATATGGACTTGAAGATGGGCGTTAAAATTGAAGGCTTCAACGGTAATGAAAAAGTTGAAAGCGTCAAGACCGATCAAGGCGATATACCAGCTGACTTGGTTGTTGTTTCAGCAGGGGTAACTCCTAATACTGATTGGATAAAGGGCACAGTTGATTTAGATCAAAGAGGCTGGATTAAGACTGATCCATACTTGAGAACGAATGTTAAAGACGTTTACGCTATTGGAGATGCAATTTTGCCACTTTCTATTCCAGCAGGTAAGCCAATGCCAATTGCTTTAGCTACTACTGCTAGAAGAGAAGCACAATATGTGGTTGATCATATCTTTGAAGATAAGCCAGATCGCGCTTTCAAGGGTGTTATCGGTGCTTCAGCTCTTAGCGTCTTTGACTATCACTTCGCTACTGCGGGATTAAATAAGTTTTCAGCTGCTAAGAATAAGCTTGATTATCAAACTAGCTTCTATGAAGATCATATGCGTCCAGCTTATGTCCCAGAAGCAGATAATCCTAAGGTATATGTCAGCTTAACCTTTAATCCATATACTCACCAAATCTTAGGCGGTGCTGTCCTTTCTAAGTATGATATTACTGCTCAAGGCAATGTTTTAGCTTTGGCAATTAGTCATAAGATGCGCTTGGAAGACTTGGCTGAACAAGACTTCTTCTTCCAACCAGGATTTGACCGTCAATGGAGTTTGCTTAACCTAGCTGCTCAACATGCATTAGGTATGGCAAGATTCTAA
- a CDS encoding YeiH family protein gives MTLICAVIGSLLAQLPYFSLFGALIIALILGMIFQTAGTLKSQAGIGIGFISNKFLRLGIILLGFKLNLIQLAQAGIKTILLAVVVVSGTICLTYFIERKFGVEPELAILAASGTGICGAAAVMGISPQIKVPAKQAERQRENEVLAVAIVAIMGTIFTFIDLGLKPLLGLNATQFGVFVGGSLHEIAHAVAAGSAAGSIGLDNAIITKLSRVLMLAPATLAIGFWYQKHSQKTQPVSDKKAKLPIPWFMGGFILASVLGTFLPFSTVALTALVKVAYVFLGMAMAALGMSVNFRVILKRGLPAFAAAFISSVILAIGVLIASKIWF, from the coding sequence ATGACACTGATTTGTGCTGTAATTGGTAGTTTGTTAGCACAATTGCCATATTTTTCGTTATTTGGAGCTTTAATTATTGCTTTGATTTTAGGGATGATATTTCAAACAGCAGGAACTTTAAAGAGTCAGGCTGGAATTGGAATTGGCTTTATTTCAAATAAATTTTTGCGTTTAGGAATTATTTTATTAGGATTTAAGCTAAATTTAATTCAATTGGCACAAGCGGGAATTAAAACGATTCTGTTAGCGGTGGTCGTGGTTAGTGGAACGATTTGTTTGACTTATTTTATAGAAAGAAAGTTTGGAGTCGAACCAGAATTAGCTATTCTGGCAGCCAGTGGAACTGGAATTTGTGGGGCAGCAGCAGTAATGGGAATTTCCCCGCAGATAAAAGTGCCGGCAAAACAAGCTGAACGTCAACGGGAGAATGAAGTTTTAGCCGTGGCAATTGTTGCAATTATGGGAACAATTTTTACTTTTATCGACCTAGGCTTAAAACCTTTGTTAGGGTTAAATGCCACTCAGTTTGGCGTTTTTGTCGGCGGATCATTGCATGAAATAGCTCATGCCGTTGCTGCTGGCAGTGCTGCTGGTTCAATCGGTTTAGACAATGCAATTATTACTAAGTTATCTCGTGTTTTAATGTTGGCCCCGGCAACGTTAGCCATTGGTTTCTGGTATCAAAAACACAGTCAAAAGACACAACCAGTTAGTGATAAAAAAGCTAAATTACCGATTCCTTGGTTTATGGGTGGCTTTATTTTAGCAAGTGTTTTAGGAACCTTTTTGCCATTTAGTACAGTAGCTTTAACAGCCTTGGTTAAAGTAGCTTATGTTTTTTTGGGGATGGCAATGGCAGCCTTAGGTATGAGTGTTAATTTTAGAGTTATTTTAAAAAGAGGGTTGCCGGCATTTGCTGCAGCTTTCATTTCATCAGTAATTTTGGCAATTGGAGTTTTAATTGCTAGCAAAATTTGGTTTTAA
- a CDS encoding MarR family winged helix-turn-helix transcriptional regulator — MKDIGYLAQDISILHRQYYKDTGKQFKKHHLNPTAACILLTVRDHPDINQNQVAKSLVIDKGLATREIKKMEQLDYLTKTSGTGKAINLNLTGTGKKIIPIINDIRKEWWQSRFSETGISPDSPLVAAIEKVVKVITSDAKE; from the coding sequence TTGAAAGATATCGGTTACCTGGCACAAGATATTTCGATTTTACATCGTCAATACTACAAAGATACTGGGAAACAATTCAAAAAACATCATCTAAATCCAACTGCTGCCTGTATTTTGTTAACTGTCCGCGATCATCCAGACATTAACCAAAATCAGGTTGCTAAATCGCTGGTTATTGATAAGGGTCTGGCAACCCGAGAAATAAAAAAGATGGAGCAATTAGACTACCTCACCAAGACCTCCGGCACCGGTAAGGCAATTAATTTAAATTTAACCGGTACCGGTAAGAAAATTATTCCCATTATCAATGATATTCGTAAAGAATGGTGGCAGTCCCGCTTCTCTGAAACCGGCATTTCACCAGATAGTCCTTTAGTTGCAGCCATCGAAAAAGTAGTCAAAGTCATTACTAGTGACGCCAAGGAGTGA